One Acutalibacter muris DNA window includes the following coding sequences:
- a CDS encoding helix-turn-helix transcriptional regulator translates to MKVYKQFLASYLCVCLVPLLLSFFTIGQLESRVQASIMADQESSMQSVGQEIDQTLGHAANLVSIFSEDALASRLSQKEAITPQELFSLCDLSESLSRAIGQNAAFFRGFCYFANSGFLVTDRRTYHPESAELFSWDLQLPWSSFYSLLDSSSTSEHITTVYKNGGGGWIMVLRSQYDSGRRELLSCVGIVIQLDKSLSRWNSEDFEAFVTDEAYKFICGGERAPEACGLMARSEDSSGEMDLEGQRYVYSQYQSGLSGVRYGFLTRRDAYYQELRIVWTDIILEIAVILVVSVLLAVLWSRRTYRPIKSLLPYVGTDGPKPGYRSISELDSALVSFAQEKESLATQVVQSELSQYLQGLSDSPSALSQFLEEGQPYQLLAFVPAADSDITEVLLQRLREGLDNILLDKNGGVSLQLRSCAAVLVQKELSYDEAAEVHFAAERSLSIPLCCYISGTHTRLEDAPVAWSAVYRTLCHDSFWGLQRRRGVWPAKGPSEDGGAQSYKNFLSHQRALTECLSAKKERRAAGGLNKILKEDLSDRDLPVENIRRRYADVVELLLPYVPEERAKSAMGRFRQCRGAAELEQELLSLFGAVFWGPGPDQVKQELTKNVREFIRENFTDQSLNASMIAGYLNMNLSTLSHQYKAAAGCGLLDELHKVRLENAKTLLSEGASVREAAERSGYADQRALIRAFKRYEGITPGQYAKGGSQ, encoded by the coding sequence CTGGGTCACGCGGCGAACCTGGTGTCAATATTCTCCGAGGACGCCCTGGCCTCACGCCTTTCCCAAAAGGAGGCCATAACCCCTCAGGAGCTCTTCAGCCTTTGCGACCTCAGCGAGTCCCTTTCCCGGGCCATCGGCCAGAACGCCGCCTTTTTCCGGGGGTTCTGCTACTTTGCCAACAGCGGCTTCCTTGTGACCGACCGGCGCACCTACCACCCGGAGTCGGCGGAGCTGTTCTCCTGGGACTTACAGCTGCCCTGGAGCAGCTTTTATTCCCTTTTGGACAGCAGCAGCACATCAGAGCATATCACCACCGTGTATAAAAACGGCGGCGGCGGATGGATAATGGTGCTTCGCAGCCAGTACGACTCCGGCCGCCGGGAGCTTCTGTCCTGTGTGGGGATAGTCATACAGCTGGACAAGAGCCTCTCCCGCTGGAACTCCGAGGACTTCGAGGCCTTTGTCACCGACGAGGCCTATAAGTTCATCTGCGGCGGCGAGCGGGCTCCCGAGGCCTGCGGGCTCATGGCCCGGAGCGAGGACAGCTCCGGCGAGATGGACCTTGAGGGCCAGCGGTATGTATACTCCCAGTACCAGTCCGGCCTCAGCGGCGTGCGCTATGGCTTTCTCACCCGTCGGGACGCATACTATCAGGAGCTGCGCATAGTCTGGACGGATATAATCCTTGAGATAGCCGTCATACTGGTGGTCAGCGTCCTGCTGGCCGTGCTGTGGAGCAGGCGCACCTACCGGCCCATAAAGAGCCTCCTCCCCTATGTGGGGACCGACGGCCCGAAGCCGGGATACCGCTCCATCTCAGAGCTGGACTCCGCCCTTGTGAGCTTTGCCCAGGAAAAGGAGAGCCTTGCCACTCAGGTGGTTCAGTCGGAGCTCAGCCAGTATTTGCAGGGGCTCTCCGACAGCCCCTCGGCCCTTTCCCAGTTTTTGGAGGAGGGCCAGCCATACCAGCTGCTGGCCTTTGTCCCGGCCGCGGATTCGGACATAACCGAGGTCCTGCTCCAGCGGCTTAGGGAGGGCCTTGACAACATACTTTTGGATAAGAACGGCGGGGTAAGCCTACAGCTCAGGTCCTGTGCGGCGGTACTGGTGCAGAAGGAGCTGAGCTATGACGAAGCCGCCGAGGTACATTTTGCCGCCGAGCGCTCCCTCTCAATTCCCCTTTGCTGCTACATAAGCGGGACCCACACCCGCCTTGAGGACGCGCCTGTGGCCTGGTCGGCAGTCTATAGGACCCTGTGCCACGACAGCTTCTGGGGTCTTCAGCGCAGGCGCGGCGTCTGGCCCGCCAAAGGCCCCTCTGAGGACGGAGGCGCACAGTCCTATAAGAACTTCTTATCACACCAGCGGGCCCTCACCGAGTGCCTCTCCGCCAAAAAGGAGCGGCGCGCCGCCGGGGGCCTCAATAAGATACTGAAGGAAGACCTGTCGGACAGGGACCTGCCCGTGGAGAATATCCGCCGGCGCTATGCCGACGTGGTGGAGCTGCTGCTGCCCTATGTACCCGAGGAGAGGGCTAAGTCCGCCATGGGCCGCTTTAGGCAGTGCCGGGGAGCGGCGGAGCTGGAGCAGGAGCTTCTGTCCCTGTTCGGGGCGGTGTTCTGGGGACCGGGACCCGACCAGGTAAAGCAGGAGCTGACAAAAAATGTCCGGGAGTTCATCCGGGAGAATTTTACAGATCAGTCTTTAAACGCCAGCATGATAGCCGGATATCTCAATATGAACCTCTCCACCCTCAGCCACCAGTATAAGGCCGCCGCCGGCTGTGGGCTTCTGGACGAGCTGCACAAGGTAAGGCTTGAGAACGCCAAGACGCTGCTCTCAGAGGGGGCCAGCGTCCGGGAGGCCGCGGAGCGCTCCGGCTATGCGGACCAGAGGGCGCTTATCCGGGCCTTCAAGCGATATGAAGGCATTACGCCCGGGCAGTATGCCAAGGGCGGGTCTCAATAG